A window of Thiocapsa bogorovii genomic DNA:
CGCCACGCTCAGGATCTCATGGGGCAGCGAGGTCACCAGCACGGCGTACTCGTAGACGATCGTCTCGTCGGTGAGCTCGGCGAAGCTCAGGCGCAGCTGCTCGGGATCACCCTGCTCGACGACGGCCAGGTCGGCCTTGATGCGCCGGCGCAGCACGACGGCGCGCCGGGCACGGCTCCAGCCCGACAGACGCAGGGTCGTCTCGGCCCCCTGCCAGCCTTGACCGGCATCGCACCACTCGGCATCGCGCATCAGGCGCTCGACGGTCTGCTTGACCTTGGAGGTCATGCGCAGCTTGAACAGATACGGGATCCCCTCCTGCTCGGCCCGTGCCATGTTGGCTTGGGTGCCCCAATCGCGGTCGCCGCGAATGCACAGCGGCCAGTGCGCCCGCGGCAGGCGCGCGAGCAACTCCCACAGGCCCGGCGCGCTGTACTTGGACGCGGTTTGGTTGCCGTCCAGCACCTCCACGTCCAGGATCAGACGCAGACCGGCGACGAAATAGGTATGGTAGGTGTGCGAGGGCCGACCCGGCTTGTGCGGATTGTAGCCTTTGACCGCACCCTCTTGATGCCCGTAGAGCGGCTTGACCGTCACGTCGGCATCGAGAATCCAGGGCACGCCCAGCACCGGCGCCACGCAGGCGTCCAGGTGGTTCTGCAACCAGGCCACCCCGTCGGCTTCATCGAGCTTGCCGAGGTTGCGGCGCACCGAGTCCTCGCTCACCACCGCCTCCATGCCCAGCAGGGCGGCGTTGATGGTGTCGCCGCGCAGGGCACTGATGTGGGCATAGCGCTGATGCCCGGACAGCACCGCCAGGATGGCGGTACCCAGAACGTCGCGCGTGCTCGGGGCGTTCGGGCTGGTCAGCTTCAGCGGGCAGCTCTCGACCCAGGCATCGAAGCGCCCGCCCAGGCGCAAAAACTCGGTGAAGAACGGCAGCTGCCCCAGCGGGGTGACCGCCGCCTGCGCATCCCACTCGACGTGGACGCGCCCGCCAAACGTGTCCACCGCAACCGGGCCGGCATGCGGTACCAATGCGGTGGTTTCGGGTTCACCCTGCGGGTGAGGGATCGGGTTGCTCATGGGGACCTCCTTGCGCCGATATTTCAGCGGCTTGGATCACTCGAGGCAAGGTTTAACTGCTCTTTTTAGGTTGACTGTTGAAAGTCTTTAC
This region includes:
- a CDS encoding transposase, whose product is MSNPIPHPQGEPETTALVPHAGPVAVDTFGGRVHVEWDAQAAVTPLGQLPFFTEFLRLGGRFDAWVESCPLKLTSPNAPSTRDVLGTAILAVLSGHQRYAHISALRGDTINAALLGMEAVVSEDSVRRNLGKLDEADGVAWLQNHLDACVAPVLGVPWILDADVTVKPLYGHQEGAVKGYNPHKPGRPSHTYHTYFVAGLRLILDVEVLDGNQTASKYSAPGLWELLARLPRAHWPLCIRGDRDWGTQANMARAEQEGIPYLFKLRMTSKVKQTVERLMRDAEWCDAGQGWQGAETTLRLSGWSRARRAVVLRRRIKADLAVVEQGDPEQLRLSFAELTDETIVYEYAVLVTSLPHEILSVAQLYRDRADAENPFDELKNHWGWGGFTTRDIKRCRFMARITALTYNWWSLFVRLADPTRHTEAITSRPLLLSAPARLTRHGGQTRLTISHPHAEAGWVEATCREITAFFNTLRRTAEQLSPLQRWYRLLSRALVKYLNGRQLQPPAVLPAPA